One genomic region from Sphingobacterium multivorum encodes:
- a CDS encoding ABC transporter permease, protein MIKNNLKIAWRNLTRNFSTSFINIVGLAMGIATCLLISLYVTDEFSFDRYNEHADRIVRVVFRGTVKGGTINEAHVMPPVASTMKSELPEVQETARLRMGGSPLFVVNNKVFHEEKMAFVDASFFKIFTLPFIKGNLSTAISSPNSAVISESTALKYFGTNDVVGRDLIIKDNTNILKITGVIKDVPQNSHFHFDVFTSLDALEDSRSDSWMTSEYYTYALLSKNASREKLEKNLATLFDKHVATQFMAGFGMSYQQFKKTGNKIGLYLQPLTDIHLHSNFNYDLSAPGDIRYVYIFSAIALFMLLIATINFMNLSTASGFKRFKEVGVRKVLGADKQNLMRQFILEGVLLTYIALGIALGIVLLALPLFNQISGKEIDIQKLEISKIIPILLSFGLIVGLFSSSYPALYLSSFNPLRVLKGKISRSTKGFNLRSGLVVFQFIISVGLIFGTVVVVQQLDYMRHIKLGYNKDNVLIIPSWPLGKNEKTYYNLLMQDSRIKHVSHSSYLPAGESNNNNFFIYPDGNTDQWVKTIRYDVDEEYIPVMGMQLKEGRNFAKTFGNDSLSVIINETAAKDLGWNNHSIGKILTNKDNKSYRVIGVVKDFHFRSLHEQISPLVMVLSDQAGSLILKTQTTDMEKLIQKLASLYRSFPTDIPFSYSFLDERYAQTYQAEVKTGKLLSIFAGLTIFVACLGLFGLAIFTANQRKKEIGIRKVVGATVPDITRMLSTEFVKLVLIAIIISSPLAWWMMHKWLENFAYRIEMQWWMFVLAGALAVFIALITVSSQAIRAALTKPVDSLRDE, encoded by the coding sequence ATGATCAAGAATAATTTAAAAATAGCATGGAGAAATTTAACCCGCAATTTCTCTACATCGTTTATCAACATCGTTGGGCTGGCCATGGGCATTGCAACCTGCCTTCTGATCAGCTTATATGTGACCGATGAATTTAGCTTTGATCGTTATAATGAGCATGCAGACCGTATTGTACGTGTTGTTTTCAGAGGAACTGTAAAGGGAGGAACGATCAATGAGGCACATGTAATGCCACCTGTAGCTTCGACGATGAAGTCAGAGCTACCCGAAGTGCAGGAAACAGCGCGATTAAGAATGGGTGGATCGCCTCTATTTGTCGTCAATAATAAAGTTTTCCACGAAGAAAAAATGGCTTTCGTGGATGCTTCCTTCTTCAAAATTTTCACGCTCCCTTTTATTAAAGGGAATTTGTCTACAGCTATTTCTTCCCCTAATTCTGCAGTGATATCCGAATCCACCGCCTTAAAATACTTCGGCACAAACGATGTTGTCGGTCGAGACCTCATCATCAAAGACAATACAAATATTCTCAAAATCACTGGCGTAATTAAAGATGTTCCTCAAAACTCCCATTTTCATTTTGATGTATTTACCTCTTTGGATGCACTGGAAGATTCACGTTCAGATTCATGGATGACCTCCGAATACTATACGTATGCGCTTCTTTCAAAAAATGCGTCACGTGAAAAACTCGAAAAAAACTTAGCCACCCTATTCGACAAACATGTTGCCACACAATTTATGGCCGGTTTTGGTATGAGTTACCAACAATTCAAAAAAACGGGAAATAAGATCGGTCTTTATCTACAACCGCTCACAGATATCCATCTACATTCGAATTTCAACTATGACCTCAGCGCCCCTGGGGATATACGGTACGTTTACATCTTCAGCGCTATTGCACTTTTTATGCTATTGATAGCCACCATTAATTTTATGAATTTATCTACAGCCAGTGGTTTTAAGCGATTTAAGGAAGTAGGGGTACGAAAAGTACTGGGTGCTGACAAGCAAAACCTGATGCGACAATTTATACTAGAGGGTGTCCTCCTGACTTATATTGCCTTGGGAATAGCTTTGGGAATTGTTTTACTTGCCCTCCCCCTATTTAATCAGATTTCCGGAAAAGAGATTGATATTCAAAAACTTGAAATATCTAAAATCATCCCCATCCTACTCAGTTTTGGTCTAATTGTCGGTCTATTTTCCAGTAGCTATCCCGCCTTATATCTATCCTCATTTAATCCGCTCCGTGTATTAAAAGGGAAAATAAGCCGCTCGACTAAAGGCTTTAATTTACGCAGCGGACTTGTTGTATTTCAATTCATCATTTCCGTCGGGCTTATCTTTGGAACCGTGGTCGTTGTTCAGCAGCTGGATTATATGCGTCATATTAAACTTGGATATAACAAGGATAATGTCCTTATTATACCGAGCTGGCCTTTGGGAAAAAACGAAAAGACATATTATAATTTATTGATGCAAGATAGCAGGATCAAGCATGTCTCTCATTCGTCCTATCTTCCTGCTGGAGAAAGCAACAACAACAATTTTTTCATCTATCCAGATGGCAATACTGATCAATGGGTCAAAACAATTCGTTACGATGTTGATGAAGAATATATTCCTGTTATGGGTATGCAACTTAAAGAAGGACGGAATTTCGCAAAAACATTTGGTAATGATAGCCTTTCTGTCATCATTAATGAAACCGCAGCAAAAGATCTTGGTTGGAACAATCATAGCATTGGTAAAATATTAACCAATAAAGACAACAAAAGCTATCGTGTTATTGGTGTCGTTAAGGATTTTCATTTTCGCTCTTTGCATGAGCAGATCTCTCCGCTTGTTATGGTTCTTAGCGATCAAGCCGGCAGTTTGATTCTTAAAACACAAACAACCGATATGGAGAAGCTCATTCAAAAATTAGCGTCTCTCTATCGTTCCTTTCCAACAGACATTCCATTTAGCTATTCCTTTCTGGATGAGCGATACGCACAAACCTACCAAGCAGAAGTGAAAACGGGTAAATTACTGAGCATCTTTGCCGGGCTGACTATTTTTGTGGCTTGCCTCGGTTTATTTGGCTTGGCTATTTTTACCGCCAATCAACGCAAAAAGGAAATAGGGATCCGAAAAGTTGTTGGAGCTACAGTTCCCGACATCACACGCATGCTTTCCACGGAGTTCGTCAAACTCGTTCTAATTGCCATTATCATTTCTTCTCCCCTAGCTTGGTGGATGATGCACAAATGGTTAGAAAATTTTGCGTACCGAATTGAGATGCAATGGTGGATGTTTGTACTAGCAGGTGCGCTAGCCGTTTTTATTGCTTTAATTACGGTAAGTTCACAAGCGATACGTGCCGCCCTAACAAAACCTGTTGACAGTCTACGTGATGAATAA
- a CDS encoding ABC transporter permease, protein MLKNYIKIAWRNLMKNKSFSLINIIGLAIGMAGALLIALWLQNMLTMDRFHEKGDRLHVLSNRDEFQGDKSAWAFTPKILGPSLSADFPDIETFTRYNESGQFLTTFKDKKLIANTVFIDPGFFKMFSLPFVKGEQNIKFDNPKGLVLTESYAKALFGSEDPIGKSVRIDSVNQVSVQAVLKDLPSNSSFKFDILLPFEYAKIIGYVDDNWSNNSLTTYVLLKKSVSLTAFNSKIRTYLRDHINASNKAAGYQSARNTGEIFAFPYPDSFLYNSGKGGNYTSGRIDIVKLFAWIGVFILLVASINFMNLSTARSERRAKEVGVRKVIGANKTSLMAQFLVESILISLIGMVLATILVFIVLPFFNELVGKQLSLSLLNLPTWLFLIGFALFTGILAGTYPAFFLSSFQPIKTLKGKFVSKTRGLSIRSILVVIQFSLAIILIIATVIVAKQIQYTKQRDRGYNENGLLYSSIKGDLEKNYKILRDELLASNAVVSVSKNMSPVTDFYSNGWGFTSGTPTEQDKRISYNRFSTDADAVKNLGLTLIQGRDIDIYKFATDSTALILNESAVKSLHLKNPVNSIVDGDGTKWTVVGVVKDFIMGSPFGDNKPMVILGPQAWFTTIHYRLNTNNDIGDNLKTIESIFKKFNPDYPFEYQFIDKTYEEKFKETKAIGTLAMIFAGLTIFISCLGLLALIAYMAETRMKEIAVRKVLGASVTQVTSLLSVDFIKLVVVAIFIATPIAWWAMDKWLQDYSYRIEIQWYYFVIAGLLAILISMATISYQAIKAALGNPVDSLRDE, encoded by the coding sequence ATGCTTAAAAATTATATCAAAATAGCATGGCGCAACCTGATGAAAAACAAATCCTTCTCTTTGATTAACATCATCGGATTGGCGATCGGTATGGCCGGAGCATTACTTATAGCACTTTGGTTGCAAAACATGTTAACCATGGACCGCTTTCATGAAAAGGGTGATCGCCTGCATGTATTGAGTAATCGAGACGAATTTCAGGGCGATAAATCAGCTTGGGCCTTCACTCCTAAAATATTAGGTCCCTCCTTGTCCGCCGATTTTCCAGATATAGAAACTTTTACCAGATATAATGAGAGCGGCCAATTTCTAACGACATTCAAGGATAAAAAACTGATCGCAAATACTGTTTTCATCGATCCCGGTTTTTTCAAGATGTTTTCTTTGCCTTTTGTGAAAGGAGAACAGAATATTAAATTTGATAACCCTAAAGGCCTTGTTCTCACAGAAAGCTATGCCAAGGCTTTATTTGGCAGCGAAGATCCTATTGGAAAATCAGTTCGGATAGACTCTGTTAATCAGGTCTCCGTACAGGCGGTACTTAAAGACCTTCCGAGTAATTCAAGTTTCAAATTTGATATTCTCCTACCATTTGAATATGCAAAAATAATTGGTTACGTGGATGATAACTGGAGCAATAATTCATTAACCACCTATGTGCTCCTAAAAAAAAGTGTCTCACTTACCGCGTTTAACAGCAAAATCAGAACCTATCTGAGAGATCATATCAATGCAAGTAATAAGGCTGCCGGTTACCAATCGGCTAGAAATACGGGTGAGATCTTTGCTTTTCCCTATCCCGATTCGTTTCTTTACAATAGCGGAAAAGGAGGAAATTATACGTCCGGACGTATCGATATCGTCAAGCTATTTGCTTGGATTGGTGTATTTATTTTATTAGTGGCAAGCATCAATTTTATGAATTTGAGTACGGCACGTTCCGAACGCCGTGCGAAAGAAGTCGGTGTCCGCAAAGTAATTGGGGCAAATAAGACAAGCCTAATGGCGCAGTTCCTCGTTGAAAGCATATTGATCAGCCTAATCGGCATGGTACTCGCGACGATACTTGTTTTTATTGTCCTGCCATTCTTTAACGAGCTTGTCGGAAAACAGCTTAGCCTATCGTTATTAAACTTACCAACCTGGCTATTTTTAATTGGCTTTGCTTTATTTACAGGTATATTAGCCGGTACCTATCCCGCCTTTTTCCTTTCTTCCTTTCAACCTATCAAAACGTTGAAGGGGAAATTCGTTTCTAAAACGAGGGGTCTTAGTATTCGCTCCATCTTAGTGGTCATTCAATTCAGTCTCGCGATTATATTGATTATCGCAACGGTCATTGTCGCCAAACAAATCCAGTACACTAAACAGCGCGACCGTGGTTATAATGAAAATGGGTTGCTTTATAGCAGTATCAAAGGTGACTTAGAAAAGAATTATAAAATTTTACGCGACGAATTACTAGCCAGCAACGCAGTTGTTTCTGTATCAAAAAATATGTCGCCAGTAACCGATTTCTATAGCAATGGCTGGGGATTTACGTCTGGGACACCAACGGAACAGGACAAACGCATTTCCTATAACCGTTTTAGTACCGATGCAGATGCCGTAAAAAATCTAGGCCTAACTCTTATACAGGGGCGGGATATCGATATTTACAAGTTTGCGACAGACAGTACTGCTTTGATTTTAAATGAATCCGCGGTAAAAAGTTTGCACCTCAAAAACCCGGTCAATAGCATTGTGGATGGTGATGGAACAAAATGGACCGTAGTTGGGGTGGTCAAAGATTTCATTATGGGATCGCCATTTGGAGATAATAAACCCATGGTGATATTGGGGCCGCAAGCCTGGTTTACAACGATCCATTATCGTTTAAATACAAACAATGACATCGGAGACAACTTAAAAACGATTGAGTCCATCTTTAAAAAGTTCAACCCAGACTATCCATTTGAATATCAATTCATAGACAAGACTTACGAAGAAAAATTTAAAGAGACAAAAGCTATAGGTACGCTAGCCATGATCTTTGCAGGATTGACGATCTTTATTTCCTGCCTTGGTTTATTGGCATTAATCGCCTATATGGCCGAAACGCGCATGAAAGAAATTGCTGTCCGCAAAGTTCTTGGAGCAAGTGTCACCCAAGTAACTTCTTTACTTTCGGTCGATTTTATCAAACTCGTGGTGGTCGCAATTTTTATCGCAACACCCATTGCTTGGTGGGCCATGGATAAATGGTTACAAGATTACAGTTATCGAATTGAGATACAGTGGTATTACTTTGTCATTGCAGGATTATTGGCTATTCTGATCAGTATGGCCACGATAAGTTATCAAGCAATTAAGGCCGCACTGGGTAATCCTGTCGATAGCTTACGTGATGAGTAG
- a CDS encoding ABC transporter permease codes for MLKNYFKIAWRNIRKNKGFSLLNMFGLSIGITCFLLLAAYIYHESSYERFLPNADRLAYISLTYKAPNSTEEVNSAVTPTGLAPTLQAEFPDVEQATRFYSYSKGGKIESKEALITEKGLLYADQNVFKTLGYTFLEGDSRSALAEPNQIVLTKKLAAKYFPNQSAIGQTLSIDKVSWKITGIIADLPTNTQLNFSALLSNKGLERYKEMAWSSANDITIALLKNKDQFGSIQQKLDQMTKSKFAEATKQGYQFQFVLEKLTDIHLHSKAAGTGNITYIYILLALGAALIILTCVNFTNLVLAHALERKKEIGVKKVLGAAKKTIFFQFFFECSLMVFLAVAFSLLTTVLLLPVFSSFMGAEMKLTVWTDPRFYIILIVFIALLTLLSGGWPAYSIASSKPISIFKRKLTEKLGGLSLSKVLVTFQFSISIFFIICTLFASRQMDFIQSKNTGLDRSDMLVIDGRGWQDKERQLLKEKLMQLNSVQGVTASYDNPVNIQGGYSISEVEGQPNDFDMNVTAIPIEKDFVSVFHIPSVAGAPLSDADILRAQDTISPEYGFVVNTLAASAMGFTPEQAIGKKINLNGRKGNIKQVVASFNFASLHNEVKPIVLFPEYDYFGNIFIRLNPTAPIKDALAQIRAVIKDIDSKNSFEYHFLNDDYNKLYLKDQQTTRVMQLFSIITIAIACMGLFALSAYAVQQRFKEIGIRKVLGASTIKIVNILSIDFMALVLCAVLISVPLGWYAMHRWVENFAYHITLDWWVFIVAAISALLVSFITISFQTIKAAILNPVDSLRDE; via the coding sequence ATGTTAAAGAACTATTTTAAAATTGCTTGGCGGAATATCAGAAAAAACAAAGGATTTTCTCTTTTAAATATGTTTGGCCTCAGCATCGGAATAACATGTTTCCTATTGTTGGCAGCGTACATCTATCATGAATCCAGTTATGAGCGTTTCCTTCCCAATGCGGACCGCCTGGCTTATATTAGCCTCACCTATAAAGCACCCAACAGCACGGAAGAAGTAAATTCTGCCGTAACACCAACAGGCTTAGCTCCTACGTTGCAGGCTGAATTTCCGGATGTAGAACAAGCAACCAGATTCTACAGCTATTCCAAAGGCGGCAAAATAGAATCCAAAGAGGCACTAATAACTGAAAAAGGCCTACTTTATGCTGACCAGAATGTTTTTAAAACTTTAGGTTATACCTTTCTCGAAGGTGATTCACGATCAGCCTTAGCAGAACCAAATCAGATTGTCTTAACAAAAAAACTCGCAGCGAAATATTTCCCCAATCAGTCGGCCATCGGTCAGACACTATCTATTGACAAAGTCAGCTGGAAAATCACAGGTATCATCGCAGACTTGCCCACAAATACACAGTTGAACTTCTCTGCGCTCCTTTCCAACAAAGGATTAGAACGCTACAAAGAAATGGCTTGGTCATCTGCAAATGATATAACCATAGCACTCCTAAAAAACAAAGATCAGTTCGGTTCGATCCAACAGAAATTGGACCAAATGACAAAATCAAAATTCGCCGAAGCAACAAAACAAGGCTATCAATTTCAATTCGTCCTGGAAAAGCTGACCGATATCCATCTTCACTCCAAAGCAGCAGGTACGGGAAACATTACTTATATCTATATTTTATTGGCATTAGGTGCTGCGCTTATTATTTTAACCTGCGTCAATTTTACAAATTTGGTCTTAGCACATGCGCTTGAACGCAAGAAAGAAATCGGTGTCAAGAAAGTTTTGGGTGCTGCAAAGAAAACGATATTCTTTCAGTTCTTTTTTGAATGTAGCCTTATGGTTTTTCTAGCTGTTGCGTTTAGCCTTCTGACTACAGTACTCTTGTTGCCCGTATTCAGTTCATTTATGGGCGCCGAAATGAAATTAACCGTATGGACAGACCCTCGGTTTTATATAATTTTAATTGTTTTCATAGCCTTGCTGACGCTTCTGTCAGGTGGCTGGCCAGCCTATTCAATTGCCAGTTCAAAACCGATTTCTATTTTCAAGCGAAAATTAACTGAAAAACTAGGTGGCCTATCTTTAAGCAAGGTGCTCGTTACTTTTCAATTCAGTATCTCTATATTTTTTATTATCTGTACCTTATTTGCGAGTAGACAGATGGATTTTATCCAATCTAAGAACACCGGATTGGATCGCTCTGATATGCTGGTCATTGATGGCCGAGGATGGCAAGATAAAGAAAGACAGCTATTAAAAGAAAAATTAATGCAGCTCAACAGTGTCCAGGGGGTTACCGCTTCGTATGACAATCCCGTCAATATCCAAGGTGGCTACAGCATCAGTGAAGTAGAAGGCCAACCCAATGATTTTGATATGAATGTCACTGCAATTCCGATTGAAAAAGATTTCGTATCCGTTTTTCATATTCCATCTGTTGCCGGTGCACCGTTGTCAGACGCGGACATTTTGCGCGCGCAAGACACTATTTCACCAGAATATGGTTTTGTAGTGAATACACTTGCTGCATCCGCCATGGGTTTTACTCCTGAACAGGCTATTGGGAAGAAAATCAACTTGAATGGGCGTAAGGGCAACATCAAACAAGTCGTTGCGAGTTTTAACTTTGCGTCATTACATAACGAAGTCAAACCAATTGTACTTTTTCCTGAATATGACTATTTCGGCAATATTTTCATCCGACTCAATCCAACAGCGCCAATAAAAGATGCGCTTGCGCAGATAAGAGCTGTCATCAAAGATATTGATTCAAAAAACAGCTTTGAATATCATTTTCTCAATGACGACTATAACAAATTATATCTCAAAGATCAGCAAACAACACGGGTAATGCAGTTATTTTCCATCATTACAATTGCTATCGCTTGTATGGGCCTTTTTGCCCTATCAGCTTACGCTGTACAACAACGCTTCAAAGAGATCGGTATCCGTAAAGTATTAGGTGCTTCAACGATCAAGATTGTCAACATATTGAGTATTGACTTTATGGCCCTCGTCCTGTGTGCCGTATTGATCAGTGTACCCTTAGGCTGGTATGCCATGCACCGCTGGGTAGAGAATTTTGCTTACCACATCACGCTAGACTGGTGGGTATTTATTGTGGCGGCGATAAGTGCATTATTGGTATCATTTATCACCATTAGTTTTCAAACCATAAAAGCTGCGATTCTAAACCCGGTTGATAGTTTAAGAGATGAGTAA
- a CDS encoding FtsX-like permease family protein translates to MIRLFLKTALRNLKRSPLNTTINILGLALGFTVALISTLWVLKQFSFDKHYSNYQHIYQVMMTGTFNDEKSTDRSTPIPLVKTIASDFKNEMPDATLVTNMESNNLKVGDKKLNAPGFYAMGKFAELFSLESLKGDNATPISPSTIIISESLAKRLFDQTDAVGKILQLNGKEQYTVQGVYKDIPENNTFYGLDYILPFVDYLAKNQGIEESWSSCFFSTFAKIDNDAFVPALENKLTNIINKKLTDIKPEILLHPMSKWHLYDSFKNGKNVGGQIQYVWMFVWISLFIILLASINFINLSTARSLKRGKEIGVLKSVGVNRRQLIAGFLVESILAVACAFLIAVLFATLLLPWVKTITHTSLHIPFADIRFYGYSLLGIGVIGLLAGMYPALFLSAFNPILALKGKINNRKGGSRSRKAMVIVQFAISIFLMISTYLVIQQLHYTKDRPIGYKSSNLVNITSSNSTIVKNFDVLRKDLIGQRLVKDASLSSNFVNHLSLTGGGFNWQGNDTRDGAIMGIFTVDENFANTVQWNFIKGRNFSKDFKTDSTAVILNEAAAKFMGVTDLNSKQLSRAGIDYHIVGIIQNTLSESPFKSITPTAYFLKFLPKNKITLQLDENQDVKQNLKAIAAAFNRIDPDLIFDYTFTDQEYAKEFQQMEMIKSLTSLFTGLAILISCLGLYALVSFLTEQREKEIGIRKVLGASELGLWRLLSTEYIWLTGIGFLLAAPLAYLLMESWLEDYVYRISITWTVFAITGLTALIITLLTVSYQAIKATLANPVKTLRSE, encoded by the coding sequence ATGATTCGATTATTCCTTAAAACAGCGCTGAGAAATTTGAAGCGCAGTCCCTTAAATACAACAATTAATATCTTGGGACTAGCACTGGGGTTTACTGTTGCGCTGATCAGTACTTTATGGGTACTAAAGCAATTTTCTTTTGATAAGCATTACAGTAATTATCAGCATATCTATCAGGTCATGATGACGGGGACTTTCAATGACGAAAAATCTACTGATCGCTCCACCCCCATTCCCTTGGTCAAAACGATCGCGTCTGATTTCAAAAATGAAATGCCAGATGCCACTTTGGTCACCAATATGGAAAGCAACAATCTTAAAGTAGGTGATAAAAAGCTTAATGCACCGGGATTCTATGCCATGGGAAAATTCGCCGAATTATTTTCCCTTGAGTCCCTCAAAGGTGACAATGCTACCCCAATCAGCCCATCAACCATTATTATTTCTGAGTCCTTAGCAAAGCGACTGTTTGATCAGACCGATGCTGTCGGAAAAATTCTTCAATTGAATGGTAAGGAACAATATACTGTTCAAGGTGTATATAAAGATATTCCTGAAAACAACACTTTTTATGGCCTAGATTATATATTGCCATTTGTCGATTACCTTGCTAAAAACCAAGGCATAGAAGAAAGCTGGTCCAGCTGCTTTTTTAGCACTTTCGCCAAGATCGACAATGATGCCTTTGTTCCCGCTTTGGAAAATAAACTGACAAATATCATTAATAAAAAATTGACAGACATAAAACCGGAGATTTTACTACATCCCATGTCCAAATGGCATTTATACGATTCATTTAAAAATGGAAAGAACGTAGGCGGGCAGATTCAATATGTATGGATGTTTGTTTGGATAAGCCTATTCATCATTTTATTGGCCAGTATTAATTTTATTAACTTGAGTACGGCGAGAAGCCTAAAAAGAGGAAAAGAAATCGGGGTTTTAAAGTCTGTTGGCGTCAACCGCCGGCAGCTTATTGCAGGCTTTCTTGTTGAGTCAATCCTAGCGGTAGCCTGCGCATTTTTGATCGCTGTTCTATTCGCTACACTGCTGTTGCCTTGGGTCAAAACGATTACACATACTTCATTGCATATCCCTTTTGCGGATATTCGTTTTTATGGCTATTCTCTATTAGGAATAGGCGTTATAGGGCTTTTAGCGGGTATGTATCCGGCATTATTTCTATCGGCTTTTAATCCAATTCTTGCACTTAAAGGTAAGATCAACAACCGAAAAGGCGGATCAAGAAGTAGAAAGGCAATGGTGATCGTACAATTTGCGATTTCTATTTTCCTGATGATATCCACTTATCTGGTGATTCAGCAATTGCATTATACCAAGGACCGTCCAATAGGTTATAAAAGTTCAAATTTGGTAAATATTACTTCATCCAATTCAACTATCGTCAAAAACTTTGATGTTCTTAGAAAGGATTTAATCGGTCAGCGTTTAGTTAAAGATGCTTCCCTTTCTTCCAACTTTGTCAACCACCTATCCTTAACGGGTGGTGGCTTTAATTGGCAGGGTAATGATACCAGGGACGGTGCGATCATGGGGATCTTCACCGTGGATGAAAACTTTGCTAATACTGTACAATGGAACTTTATAAAAGGACGCAATTTTTCAAAAGATTTCAAAACAGATTCAACAGCTGTTATTCTGAACGAAGCTGCGGCCAAATTTATGGGAGTCACCGACCTAAACAGCAAACAACTTTCACGTGCCGGTATTGATTACCATATCGTGGGTATTATCCAGAATACGCTGTCCGAATCACCGTTCAAATCCATTACACCGACGGCTTATTTTCTAAAATTTTTACCAAAGAATAAAATAACGCTTCAACTGGATGAAAATCAAGATGTCAAACAAAACCTAAAAGCTATTGCCGCAGCATTCAACCGTATAGATCCTGATCTTATTTTTGATTATACCTTTACGGATCAGGAATATGCCAAAGAGTTTCAACAGATGGAAATGATCAAGAGCTTAACCAGTTTATTTACAGGGCTGGCCATACTCATTTCATGTCTTGGTCTCTACGCGCTGGTTTCCTTTCTTACGGAGCAACGAGAAAAAGAAATTGGCATTCGTAAAGTATTGGGCGCATCAGAACTTGGCTTGTGGCGACTACTTTCCACAGAATACATTTGGCTCACAGGTATTGGCTTTTTACTCGCAGCCCCTTTAGCCTATCTGCTAATGGAATCATGGCTCGAAGATTATGTCTACCGCATATCAATTACATGGACGGTCTTTGCTATCACAGGCTTAACCGCGCTAATCATCACCTTATTAACCGTTAGTTACCAAGCGATTAAAGCAACATTAGCAAATCCTGTAAAAACCTTAAGAAGCGAATAA